The following are encoded together in the Budorcas taxicolor isolate Tak-1 chromosome 4, Takin1.1, whole genome shotgun sequence genome:
- the PRPS1L1 gene encoding ribose-phosphate pyrophosphokinase 3, with protein MDAKSLLQLTKKPNIKIFSGSSHQDLSQKIADRLGLELGKVMTKKLRNQETCVEIGESVQGEDVYIVQSGCGEINDNLMELLIMINACKIASAGRVTAVIPCFPYARQDKRGESRAPISAKLVADMLSTAGADHIITMDLHASQIQGFFDIPVDNLCAEPAALNWIKESISEWRSCTIVSPDAGGAKRATSIADRLNVDFALIHKERKKASEVDGMVLVGDVKYRVAILVDDMADTCGTICHAADKLLSAGATRVYAILTHGIFSGPAITHMNSAGFEAVVVTNTVPQEDKMKHCSKIQVIDISMILAEAIRRTHSGKSVSYLFSHVPS; from the coding sequence ATGGACGCAAAGAGCCTACTGCAGTTGACCAAAAAGCCAAATATAAAAATCTTCAGCGGCAGCTCCCACCAGGACTTATCCCAGAAAATCGCCGACCGATTGGGCCTGGAGCTGGGCAAGGTGATGACCAAGAAATTACGCAACCAGGAAACCTGCGTGGAAATTGGCGAGAGTGTGCAAGGAGAGGATGTCTACATCGTGCAGAGTGGCTGTGGCGAAATCAATGATAATTTGATGGAGCTTTTGATCATGATTAATGCCTGCAAGATTGCTTCAGCAGGCCGGGTTACCGCAGTTATCCCGTGCTTCCCATATGCCCGGCAGGATAAGAGAGGCGAGAGCCGAGCCCCCATCTCCGCCAAACTTGTTGCAGATATGTTGTCAACAGCAGGCGCAGATCATATCATCACGATGGACCTACATGCTTCTCAAATTCAGGGCTTTTTTGATATCCCAGTAGACAATTTGTGTGCAGAACCCGCTGCCCTGAACTGGATAAAGGAGAGTATCTCTGAGTGGAGGAGCTGCACGATCGTCTCCCCAGATGCTGGTGGGGCTAAGAGAGCGACCTCCATTGCAGACAGATTGAATGTGgactttgccttgattcacaaAGAACGGAAGAAAGCTAGTGAAGTGGACGGAATGGTACTAGTGGGAGATGTAAAGTATCGTGTGGCTATCCTTGTGGATGACATGGCTGACACTTGTGGTACAATCTGCCATGCAGCCGACAAACTTCTCTCAGCTGGAGCCACCAGAGTTTATGCGATCTTGACTCATGGAATCTTTTCTGGCCCAGCCATTACTCACATGAACAGTGCAGGCTTTGAAGCAGTCGTAGTCACCAATACCGTACCTCAGGAGGATAAGATGAAGCACTGCTCCAAAATACAGGTGATCGACATCTCCATGATTCTTGCAGAAGCCATCAGAAGAACTCACAGTGGGAAATCTGTCTCCTACCTGTTCAGCCATGTCCCATCATAA